The following proteins are encoded in a genomic region of Diadema setosum chromosome 10, eeDiaSeto1, whole genome shotgun sequence:
- the LOC140234097 gene encoding uncharacterized protein, producing MAEEREVRVSTHSYVSMICLSLFLSFLAYLSVGPSTPVAAKDWSEMCKVIHVLAQIIVAVIMAIVLFWFSFTRPRYHRKQTIFWPKQCQHCAQVLGILTQCRGSEPSQVQTRSLHPHSVQSSSDAASRQESSRENLEASESQCMDDASCSGKLCYLRRKSLAQAIIIMGLISFVLGPLKVFKYILHRDVTLLHIFGDTFMIILMFGVLPASILGVARYHDAVFVDTPLFSAGCAFLCGGFMWLATFKIGVPIGDLFGNGSSPYSQIYTSDRWDYIQTSLGASAMSMYAQCAIIGTVFLWTIWSSMIRQHTLHLRESNPQIQPFDPPRSQEGTRDSGTSYRMNVIRYDEDVTSHAGDNEEGGQLLQHEGSRQDRLLKPFLHRVLRVSVGAATIYAGARFAIAIFPNEMISGDAKFFFATVMNVAFYLPVVILILYQHHLTRASRGLRQVCGPCAGRAFGGDNLIYLISLFGTFMSKLFSIMATIALLFLDGSVRGVLYLVHKILAVWIAWLVSSFVYRVQRQDFSKTAEVKWTLATLVYLGFFSAAQWLKNSWSDSYEPLEVNFFKREVVAFVHILLIPLELMFELMTALLAYERYHILLSRYKENALIPAKTYGTTERSH from the exons ATGGCTGAAGAAAGAGAAGTGAGAGTGAGCACCCACAGCTATGTCAGCATGATCTGCCTCAGCCTATTTCTCAGTTTCCTCGCGTATTTGTCTGTTGGCCCTTCGACTCCCGTTGCAGCGAAGGATTGGTCGGAAATGTGCAAAGTTATCCATGTCTTGGCGCAGATCATAGTGGCTGTGATCATGGCGATTGTCCTCTTCTGGTTTTCTTTCACAAGGCCGAGATACCACAGGAAACAGACCATCTTCTGGCCGAAGCAATGTCAACATTGTGCCCAGGTACTTGGTATTCTGACACAATGTAGAGGCAGCGAACCCTCACAGGTGCAGACCCGATCCCTTCACCCACATTCTGTCCAGTCGTCTTCTGATGCCGCGTCAAGGCAAGAGTCCTCGAGGGAAAATCT CGAGGCCTCTGAATCTCAGTGCATGGACGATGCTAGCTGTTCTGGAAAACTGTGTTACCTCCGCcgaaagtccctggcacaggcTATAATAATAATGGGCTTGATCAGCTTCGTTTTAGGACCCCTCAAAGTTTTCAAGTATATTCTGCATCGGGATGTAACGCTACTGCATATATTCGGGGACACTTTTATGATTATACTAATGTTTGGTGTGCTACCGGCCTCAATTTTGGGCGTCGCCAGGTATCACGATGCCGTTTTTGTCGACACACCTCTCTTCTCGGCTGGATGTGCCTTCCTTTGTGGTGGCTTCATGTGGTTGGCCACTTTTAAGATAGGTGTCCCTATTGGTGACCTTTTTGGTAATGGATCCTCCCCATATTCCCAGATTTACACTTCTGACCGGTGGGACTACATTCAGACGAGTTTAG GAGCATCAGCGATGTCGATGTATGCACAATGCGCTATAATCGGTACTGTATTCCTTTGGACCATTTGGTCATCTATGATAAGGCAACACACCCTTCACCTACGCGAATCCAACCCACAGATTCAGCCATTTGATCCTCCCCGGTCACAAGAAGGCACCAGGGACTCAGGGACCAGCTATAGGATGAATGTCATACGATATGACGAAGACGTAACGTCTCATGCAGGGGACAACGAGGAAGGGGGACAGTTGCTGCAGCACGAAGGCAGCAGACAAGACCGACTGCTCAAGCCATTTTTGCACCGTGTCCTGAGAGTATCCGTAGGTGCTGCTACAATCTACGCTGGTGCTCGCTTCGCTATTGCCATCTTTCCCAACGAAATGATTTCTGGAGACGCCAAATTCTTCTTCGCAACTGTGATGAATGTCGCGTTTTACTTACCGGTCGTCATCTTGATTTTATATCAACATCATTTAACGAGAGCTTCAAGAGGTTTGCGGCAGGTTTGTGGACCTTGCGCTGGCAGAGCTTTTGGGGGTGATAATCTCATATACCTCATATCTCTCTTCGGCACTTTCATGTCTAAACTTTTCAGCATCATGGCAACCATAGCGCTACTATTCTTAGATGGGAGCGTTCGAGGTGTACTCTATCTTGTGCATAAAATCCTTGCAGTATGGATTGCATGGTTGGTATCTTCATTCGTATATCGGGTACAGCGCCAGGACTTCTCCAAGACTGCTGAGGTCAAATGGACTCTAGCGACCTTGGTGTACCTTGGGTTCTTCAGTGCTGCCCAGTGGCTCAAAAATAGCTGGAGTGATAGCTATGAGCCACTGGAGGTTAACTTCTTCAAACGGGAGGTGGTAGCGTTTGTTCATATTCTACTGATTCCACTGGAATTAATGTTTGAACTCATGACCGCTCTACTTGCTTATGAAAGATATCATATCTTGTTATCAAGGTATAAAGAAAACGCTTTAATTCCCGCTAAGACGTACGGGACCACTGAACGTTCCCATTAG